In a genomic window of Aeromonas veronii:
- a CDS encoding DUF2860 domain-containing protein, producing MRHISLLGLALLAANSAHADLGSIPKESGWSGFLLGGINVVNYESNFYSGDDDHDTLSGLGSPQSRSAVTPLINADIRYTFADTRTQIFLGNLIQDAIRFDFTQQLGLRQALGDKGIVGGSLVFSAMPTEQWSDPFAVGVARSSTDIHSTGVRASWDNIWGSNFNGSLTTRNIEVDEERSGQQYDAIHHTHYASALDRNGKIHALELSYQWRFAPGQQLEPALIYRDADLDGRAQRYKQSGMQLTYAKRGAQWSFVSNLYLGQSNYDEANPLFGQYADADEFAANAIFFWHNLFGVSALSATASAAYAKSSSDISFYDSQATRFSTGLLYNF from the coding sequence ATGCGTCACATCTCTCTGCTTGGCCTTGCTCTGCTTGCCGCCAACAGCGCCCATGCCGATTTGGGGAGCATCCCCAAAGAGTCCGGCTGGTCCGGTTTTCTGCTGGGCGGCATCAATGTCGTCAACTACGAATCCAACTTCTACAGCGGCGATGATGACCACGACACCCTCTCCGGTCTGGGCAGCCCGCAGAGCCGTTCGGCCGTCACCCCGCTGATTAATGCCGACATCCGCTACACCTTTGCCGACACCCGCACCCAAATTTTTCTCGGCAACCTGATCCAGGATGCAATTCGCTTCGACTTCACCCAGCAACTGGGGTTGCGGCAGGCGCTGGGGGACAAGGGGATTGTCGGTGGCTCGCTGGTGTTCAGCGCCATGCCAACCGAGCAGTGGAGCGATCCGTTTGCCGTGGGGGTGGCCCGCAGCTCGACCGACATCCACTCTACCGGTGTGCGGGCAAGCTGGGACAATATCTGGGGCAGCAACTTCAATGGCAGCCTGACCACCCGCAACATCGAGGTAGATGAAGAGCGCAGCGGCCAGCAATACGACGCCATCCACCATACCCACTACGCCTCAGCCCTCGATCGCAACGGCAAGATCCACGCCCTCGAACTCTCTTATCAGTGGCGTTTTGCCCCCGGCCAACAGCTGGAGCCGGCACTGATCTATCGCGATGCGGATCTCGACGGGCGCGCCCAGCGCTACAAACAGAGCGGCATGCAGCTGACTTATGCCAAGCGGGGCGCCCAGTGGTCGTTTGTCAGCAACCTCTACCTCGGCCAGAGCAACTATGACGAGGCCAACCCCCTCTTCGGCCAGTACGCAGATGCCGACGAGTTTGCGGCGAACGCCATCTTCTTCTGGCACAACCTGTTTGGTGTCAGCGCCCTCTCGGCGACCGCCAGCGCGGCGTATGCCAAGTCCAGCTCAGATATCAGTTTTTACGATTCACAAGCCACCCGCTTCAGCACCGGCCTGCTCTACAACTTCTAA
- the dgt gene encoding dGTPase — MYSRLITPARIHTWGDEELLEATEQDRARIVQAAPVRRLQQKTQVFPLDVKASVRSRLTHSLEVQETGRQISRRILAALPAGMVCEGAFINLVEMSCLLHDVGNPPFGHFGEQVMSQWLGEMLDPLYQQALAQPPSAQWAELRQDLQLFDGNAQSLRLVHSLHELNLTLGQLAALCKYPQQPQPGVSYGQHHGWSSKRGIFFSEQPLYRALGQSLGLAPGCRHPLVYIMEAADDISYCIADLEDAVDRRILTLSELLVALRRADGSDYLAALLDEALVSGRGFFPHFRQQLTRDLVALAAQSYVSEHQAILQGSYPQALLHGQAPAARVLDILKRVARELVFMRPEVEALELEGYAALRGVLTSYACLLALPARQFARLLAGEGSQALFFARRLYHRLSARHLKAYRLAIATPDPRFACQHEQEWYYRVRLLLDYVSGMTDTYVLEEYRLLSGI; from the coding sequence ATGTATAGCCGTTTGATTACCCCCGCGCGCATCCACACCTGGGGGGATGAGGAGCTGCTGGAGGCGACCGAGCAGGATCGCGCCCGTATCGTGCAGGCCGCGCCGGTGCGCCGGTTGCAGCAGAAAACCCAGGTCTTTCCGCTCGATGTGAAGGCCTCGGTGCGCAGTCGCCTCACCCACTCGCTGGAGGTGCAGGAGACCGGTCGCCAGATCAGTCGCCGCATTCTGGCCGCCTTGCCCGCCGGTATGGTCTGCGAAGGGGCCTTTATCAATCTGGTGGAGATGTCCTGCCTGCTCCATGATGTGGGCAACCCGCCGTTTGGGCATTTTGGCGAGCAGGTGATGAGCCAGTGGCTTGGCGAGATGCTCGATCCCCTCTATCAGCAGGCGCTGGCGCAGCCCCCCTCGGCCCAGTGGGCTGAATTGCGTCAGGATCTGCAGCTGTTTGATGGCAACGCCCAGAGCCTGCGGCTGGTGCACAGCCTGCACGAACTCAACCTGACGCTCGGGCAGCTGGCGGCGCTCTGCAAATACCCGCAGCAGCCGCAACCCGGCGTGAGTTACGGCCAGCATCACGGCTGGAGCAGCAAGCGCGGCATCTTCTTCAGCGAGCAGCCGCTCTACCGCGCCCTCGGTCAGAGTCTGGGGTTGGCTCCCGGCTGTCGCCATCCGCTGGTCTACATCATGGAGGCGGCCGATGACATCTCCTACTGCATCGCCGATCTGGAAGATGCGGTGGATCGGCGGATCCTGACACTGTCAGAGCTGCTGGTGGCATTGCGCCGTGCTGATGGAAGCGATTATCTGGCTGCGTTGCTGGATGAGGCGTTGGTCTCTGGCCGGGGCTTTTTCCCCCATTTTCGCCAGCAACTGACCCGGGACCTGGTGGCGTTGGCGGCGCAGAGCTATGTCAGCGAACATCAGGCCATTTTGCAGGGATCTTATCCGCAGGCGCTGCTGCATGGTCAGGCGCCGGCGGCGCGGGTGCTCGATATCCTCAAGCGGGTGGCCCGCGAGCTGGTCTTTATGCGCCCCGAGGTGGAGGCGCTCGAGCTGGAAGGGTATGCGGCACTGCGCGGGGTGCTGACCAGTTATGCCTGCCTGCTGGCGCTGCCGGCGCGGCAATTTGCCCGCCTGCTGGCCGGGGAGGGGAGTCAGGCCCTCTTCTTCGCCCGCCGCCTCTATCACCGCCTTTCGGCTCGCCACCTCAAGGCCTATCGATTGGCGATCGCCACCCCGGATCCGCGCTTTGCCTGCCAGCATGAGCAGGAGTGGTATTACCGGGTGCGGTTGCTGCTCGATTACGTCAGCGGCATGACGGATACCTATGTACTGGAAGAGTATCGGCTGCTCTCCGGGATCTGA
- a CDS encoding anaerobic C4-dicarboxylate transporter, producing the protein MIGIELLVVLAAIYLGARIGSIGIGFAGGLGVLVLTWGLGVQIPSDQLVSYIPWDVIMIIASVICAIACMQLAGGMDYLVSLAEKALRKNPKYITFAAPVVTYLMTMLAGTGHTAFSTLPVIAEVAKEQGIRPSRPLSIAVVASQIAITASPISAAVVAFSGMLEPLGVDYLTLLAICIPSTFLACILGAFIANMMGKPLEQDEVYLERKAKGLIKLRGTTKLEIKPYAKLSVWIFIAAIVAVMAYATAISGKVGLITNPPIPRDGAIMGIMLAAATIMTLVCKLDATQVTNMPTFKSGMSACICVLGVAWLGNVFVKGNMDTIQLIAGDLLNQYSWLLAVVLFFAAMLLYSQGATTKALMPAALALGVSPLTAIASFAAVSALFVLPTYPTLLAAVEMDDTGSTRIGKAVFNHPFFIPGTATIAIAVALGFFFGGIML; encoded by the coding sequence ATGATTGGAATCGAGTTACTTGTCGTGCTCGCCGCGATCTATCTGGGCGCCCGGATAGGCAGCATCGGCATCGGCTTTGCCGGTGGTCTGGGGGTTCTGGTATTGACGTGGGGCCTCGGGGTGCAGATCCCGAGCGACCAGCTGGTCAGCTACATCCCTTGGGATGTGATCATGATTATCGCGTCCGTCATTTGCGCCATCGCCTGTATGCAACTGGCTGGCGGGATGGACTACCTGGTCTCCCTGGCAGAGAAAGCACTGCGCAAGAACCCCAAATACATCACCTTCGCCGCCCCGGTCGTCACCTATCTGATGACCATGCTGGCCGGTACCGGTCATACTGCCTTCTCCACCCTGCCAGTTATCGCCGAAGTGGCTAAAGAGCAAGGGATCCGCCCATCCCGTCCGCTCTCCATCGCGGTGGTCGCCTCCCAGATCGCCATCACAGCCTCTCCGATCTCTGCCGCTGTGGTTGCCTTCTCCGGCATGCTCGAGCCGCTCGGTGTTGACTACCTGACCCTGCTGGCCATCTGCATCCCCTCTACCTTCCTGGCCTGTATCCTCGGTGCCTTCATTGCCAACATGATGGGCAAGCCGCTGGAGCAGGATGAAGTCTATCTGGAGCGTAAAGCCAAGGGCCTGATCAAACTGCGTGGTACTACCAAGCTCGAGATCAAGCCGTACGCCAAACTGTCGGTCTGGATCTTCATCGCCGCCATCGTTGCTGTCATGGCTTATGCCACTGCCATCTCCGGTAAAGTGGGCCTGATCACCAACCCGCCGATCCCCCGTGACGGCGCCATCATGGGCATCATGCTGGCCGCAGCCACCATCATGACCCTGGTGTGCAAACTGGACGCCACCCAGGTCACCAACATGCCGACCTTCAAGTCCGGTATGTCCGCCTGTATCTGCGTACTGGGTGTGGCCTGGCTGGGTAACGTCTTCGTAAAAGGCAACATGGACACCATCCAGCTGATCGCTGGCGACCTGCTGAACCAGTACTCCTGGCTGCTGGCCGTGGTGCTGTTCTTCGCCGCCATGCTGCTCTATTCACAAGGCGCCACCACCAAAGCACTGATGCCTGCCGCACTGGCTCTGGGTGTCAGCCCGCTGACTGCTATTGCCTCCTTCGCAGCCGTGAGCGCCCTGTTCGTACTGCCGACCTACCCGACCCTGCTGGCCGCGGTAGAGATGGACGACACCGGCTCCACCCGTATCGGGAAAGCGGTATTCAACCACCCCTTCTTCATACCGGGCACCGCCACCATCGCCATCGCCGTGGCTCTGGGCTTCTTCTTCGGCGGCATCATGCTCTAA
- the aspA gene encoding aspartate ammonia-lyase has product MSDIKNVRIEEDLLGTKEVSNDLYYGVHTLRAVENFKISSQKISDVPEFVRGMVLTKKAAALANGELGTIRPEIADKIVEACDLMLNTGKCFDQFPVDVYQGGAGTSVNMNTNEVLANIALEIMGLEKGRYDVINPNDHVNKCQSTNDAYPTGFRVAVVNSTDVTLHALEHLIAAFDAKAEEFKKILKMGRTQLQDAVPMTLGQEFHAFAVTLREEIKSIKRCQDLLLEVNLGATAIGTGLNTPPEYSELAIKRLAEITGRAYVPAEDLIEATSDCGAYVMLHGAIKRLAMKLSKICNDLRLLSSGPRTALKEINLPEMQAGSSIMPAKVNPVIPEVVNQSCFKVFGNDITITFAAEAGQLQLNVMEPVIGQAMFESLSLMEKACISLREKCVEGITANPEICMNHVLNSIGIVTYLNPFIGHHEGDIVGKICAQTGKNVREVVLERGLLSAEQLDEILSIENLMNPQYKAKRFTREAAV; this is encoded by the coding sequence ATGAGCGACATCAAGAACGTCCGCATTGAAGAAGACCTGCTGGGCACCAAAGAAGTTTCCAATGATCTCTACTACGGTGTGCACACCCTGCGCGCTGTCGAGAACTTCAAGATCAGCTCTCAGAAGATTTCTGACGTTCCGGAATTCGTCCGCGGTATGGTGCTGACCAAGAAAGCGGCTGCGCTGGCAAACGGCGAACTGGGTACCATCCGTCCTGAAATTGCTGACAAGATCGTAGAAGCCTGCGACCTGATGCTGAACACCGGCAAATGCTTCGACCAGTTCCCGGTTGACGTTTACCAGGGTGGCGCCGGCACCTCCGTCAACATGAACACCAACGAGGTGCTGGCCAACATCGCCTTGGAGATCATGGGTCTGGAAAAAGGCCGTTACGATGTCATCAACCCGAACGACCACGTCAACAAGTGCCAATCCACCAACGATGCCTACCCCACCGGTTTCCGCGTGGCTGTCGTCAACAGCACTGATGTGACCCTGCATGCGCTGGAACACCTGATTGCGGCATTTGATGCCAAGGCCGAGGAGTTCAAAAAGATCCTGAAAATGGGCCGTACCCAGCTGCAAGATGCGGTGCCGATGACCCTGGGTCAGGAGTTCCACGCCTTTGCCGTCACCCTGCGTGAAGAGATCAAGTCCATCAAGCGTTGCCAGGATCTGCTGCTGGAAGTGAACCTAGGTGCCACCGCCATCGGTACCGGTCTGAACACCCCCCCCGAGTACTCAGAGCTGGCCATCAAGCGTCTGGCCGAGATCACCGGTCGTGCCTATGTACCGGCAGAAGATCTGATCGAAGCCACCTCCGACTGTGGTGCCTACGTCATGCTGCACGGCGCTATCAAGCGTCTGGCCATGAAGCTGTCCAAGATCTGTAATGACCTGCGTCTGCTCTCCTCCGGCCCGCGCACTGCACTGAAAGAGATCAACCTGCCGGAAATGCAGGCTGGCTCCTCCATCATGCCGGCCAAGGTCAACCCGGTTATTCCGGAAGTGGTCAACCAGTCCTGCTTCAAGGTATTCGGTAACGACATCACCATCACCTTCGCCGCCGAAGCCGGTCAGCTGCAGCTGAACGTCATGGAGCCGGTGATTGGTCAGGCGATGTTCGAATCCCTGAGCCTGATGGAAAAAGCCTGTATCTCCCTGCGCGAGAAGTGCGTGGAAGGGATCACCGCCAACCCGGAAATCTGCATGAACCACGTGCTGAACTCCATCGGCATCGTGACCTACCTGAACCCCTTCATCGGCCACCACGAAGGGGATATCGTCGGCAAGATCTGTGCCCAGACCGGCAAGAACGTCCGCGAAGTCGTGCTGGAGCGCGGCCTGCTGAGTGCCGAGCAACTGGACGAAATCCTCTCCATCGAGAACCTGATGAACCCGCAATACAAAGCCAAGCGTTTCACCCGCGAAGCTGCCGTTTAA
- a CDS encoding FxsA family protein encodes MGKLLLLLVGLVVLELTVMIEVGSVIGALPTVGLLILTAVLGSSLVRSEGVKTLFSAQQKMQMGEMPGREVMGGMMLALAGLLLIIPGFVTDMFGVLLLQPWLRNKLADKLIGSNPFRMQMGGFQQGTPSPFGNAPSDDHLGNAKQGGTTIEGEFERKE; translated from the coding sequence ATGGGCAAGTTGTTGCTGTTGTTGGTGGGTCTGGTGGTACTGGAGCTCACCGTGATGATCGAGGTCGGCTCAGTGATTGGGGCGCTGCCGACGGTCGGCTTGCTCATACTGACCGCGGTATTGGGCTCCTCTCTGGTGCGCAGTGAAGGGGTCAAGACCCTGTTCAGCGCCCAGCAAAAGATGCAGATGGGCGAGATGCCGGGCCGCGAGGTGATGGGTGGCATGATGCTGGCGCTGGCTGGCCTGCTGCTGATTATCCCGGGTTTTGTGACCGATATGTTCGGTGTGTTGTTGCTGCAACCCTGGCTGCGCAACAAGCTGGCCGACAAGCTGATTGGCAGCAACCCGTTCCGGATGCAGATGGGTGGTTTCCAGCAGGGAACACCATCGCCGTTTGGCAACGCGCCATCCGATGATCATCTGGGCAACGCCAAGCAGGGCGGCACCACCATCGAAGGTGAATTTGAGCGCAAAGAGTGA
- a CDS encoding MATE family efflux transporter translates to MTRTNPMLTAPIPVVLRQMTGPMIFGIIAILAFNLVDTFFIGMLGTEALAAISFTFPVTFVVTSLAMGLGAGLSAVIGHTLGQGKHDEAAHLATDSLFLAVIMVALLSAGGALTIKPLFTLLGASAELISLIHDYMLIWYLTVPMLVLPMVGNAAIRATGDTKTPSLVMAVAGLVNGVLDPLLIFGIGPFPEWGIRGAAIATSISWLMAMLVSLYILRHREGLLLWRLSPRARLLTHWRALLHVAVPASFTNMLNPLANAVLMMIFAGLGTEMVAAYGAASRVEALLLIVMMALASVLAPFISQNCGAGNPARAKAALQSCMGFALLFQLAIYGLTWLLAPLIANLFSDHPQVIRLIILYLHLVPIGYGFQGMVMLLASALNGVRASSISFLFNGLRLFGFLLPGAWLGAKLGGEQGIYLGILLANLVAGTLAWWYARHRFEALCHQGNP, encoded by the coding sequence TTGACCCGCACCAACCCCATGCTGACAGCCCCTATCCCGGTCGTACTGCGCCAGATGACGGGCCCCATGATCTTCGGCATCATCGCCATTCTGGCCTTCAACCTGGTCGATACCTTTTTTATCGGTATGCTGGGAACCGAAGCTCTGGCTGCCATCAGTTTTACCTTTCCGGTCACTTTTGTGGTTACCTCGCTGGCGATGGGATTGGGCGCCGGATTGTCAGCGGTGATCGGTCATACCCTGGGGCAGGGCAAACACGATGAGGCGGCCCATCTCGCCACCGACAGTCTGTTTCTGGCGGTGATCATGGTGGCCCTGCTCTCCGCGGGGGGCGCGCTCACCATCAAGCCTCTATTTACCCTGTTGGGGGCCAGTGCCGAGCTTATCTCTCTCATCCATGACTACATGCTGATCTGGTATCTCACCGTCCCCATGCTGGTGCTGCCCATGGTGGGCAATGCCGCCATCCGGGCGACCGGCGATACCAAAACCCCCAGTCTGGTGATGGCCGTAGCCGGGCTGGTCAACGGGGTGCTGGATCCTCTGTTGATCTTCGGTATCGGTCCCTTTCCCGAATGGGGGATCCGCGGGGCCGCCATCGCGACCTCTATCTCCTGGTTGATGGCGATGCTGGTCAGCCTCTATATCCTGCGTCATCGGGAAGGCTTGCTGTTGTGGCGCCTCTCGCCGCGAGCACGGTTGCTGACCCACTGGCGGGCGCTGCTCCATGTTGCCGTCCCCGCCTCTTTTACCAATATGCTCAACCCCCTGGCCAATGCGGTGCTGATGATGATTTTTGCGGGTCTGGGTACTGAAATGGTGGCCGCTTACGGCGCCGCATCACGGGTCGAGGCGCTGCTGCTGATCGTGATGATGGCCCTTGCCTCTGTACTGGCCCCTTTCATCTCGCAAAACTGCGGCGCAGGCAATCCGGCCCGCGCTAAAGCGGCGCTGCAAAGCTGCATGGGTTTTGCGTTGCTGTTCCAGCTCGCCATCTATGGCCTGACCTGGCTGCTTGCCCCGCTGATCGCCAATCTGTTCAGCGATCATCCGCAGGTCATTCGCCTGATTATTCTCTATCTGCATCTGGTGCCGATCGGTTACGGCTTTCAGGGCATGGTGATGCTGCTGGCCTCGGCACTCAATGGCGTGCGGGCATCCAGTATCTCGTTCTTGTTCAACGGATTGCGACTATTTGGTTTTCTGTTGCCAGGAGCCTGGCTGGGGGCAAAGCTGGGGGGAGAACAGGGGATCTATCTGGGAATACTGCTGGCCAATCTGGTGGCGGGCACCCTCGCGTGGTGGTATGCCCGACACCGCTTCGAGGCGTTATGCCATCAGGGTAATCCCTGA
- a CDS encoding co-chaperone GroES, translating into MKIRPLHDRVIIKRIEAEAKSAGGIVLTGTAAQKSTRGEVLAVGTGRILDNGEVKALAVKVGDKVIFNEGYGVKTEKLDGQDVLILSETDILAIVEE; encoded by the coding sequence ATGAAAATTCGTCCACTGCACGACCGCGTCATCATCAAGCGCATCGAAGCTGAAGCCAAATCTGCCGGCGGTATCGTCTTGACTGGTACTGCGGCCCAGAAATCCACCCGCGGTGAAGTGCTTGCCGTGGGGACTGGCCGCATCCTGGATAATGGCGAAGTCAAAGCGCTGGCCGTGAAGGTTGGTGACAAGGTTATCTTCAACGAAGGCTACGGTGTCAAGACCGAGAAGCTGGATGGTCAGGACGTCCTGATCCTCTCCGAAACCGACATTCTGGCGATTGTCGAAGAGTAA
- the groL gene encoding chaperonin GroEL (60 kDa chaperone family; promotes refolding of misfolded polypeptides especially under stressful conditions; forms two stacked rings of heptamers to form a barrel-shaped 14mer; ends can be capped by GroES; misfolded proteins enter the barrel where they are refolded when GroES binds): MAAKDVKFGNEARIKMLEGVNILADAVKVTLGPKGRNVVLDKSFGAPTITKDGVSVAREIELEDKFQNMGAQMVKEVASKANDAAGDGTTTATVLAQAIVNEGLKAVAAGMNPMDLKRGIDKAVVAAVAELQALSQPCADSNAIAQVGTISANSDEKVGKLIAEAMDKVGRDGVITVEDGQGLEDELAVVEGMQFDRGYLSPYFINKQETGSVELDDPFILLVDKKVSNIREMLPVLEGVAKAGKPLLIVAEDVEGEALATLVVNTMRGIVKVAAVKAPGFGDRRKAMLQDIAVLTGGTVISEEVGMELEKATLEDLGRAKRIVITKENTTIIDGVGDAGVIEGRVAQIRQQIEETSSDYDREKLQERVAKLAGGVAVIKVGAATEVEMKEKKARVEDALHATRAAVEEGVVAGGGVALVRVAAKLTSLRGDNEDQNVGIKVALRAMEAPLRQIVINAGEEASVIANAVKNGEGNFGYNAYSEQYGDMLAMGILDPTKVTRSALQFASSIAGLMITTECMVTELPKKDTPAMPDMGGMGGMGMM; encoded by the coding sequence ATGGCAGCTAAAGACGTTAAGTTTGGTAACGAAGCCCGCATCAAGATGCTGGAAGGCGTAAACATCCTGGCTGATGCCGTCAAGGTGACTCTGGGCCCGAAAGGCCGCAACGTGGTGCTGGACAAGTCCTTCGGCGCCCCAACCATCACTAAAGATGGTGTGTCTGTTGCGCGCGAAATCGAGCTGGAAGACAAGTTCCAGAACATGGGCGCCCAGATGGTCAAGGAAGTGGCTTCCAAGGCCAACGATGCCGCCGGTGACGGTACCACTACTGCAACCGTTCTGGCTCAGGCGATCGTCAACGAAGGTCTGAAAGCCGTTGCCGCCGGTATGAACCCGATGGATCTGAAGCGCGGTATCGACAAGGCCGTGGTGGCTGCTGTTGCCGAGCTGCAAGCGCTGTCCCAGCCGTGTGCTGACAGCAATGCCATCGCTCAGGTGGGCACCATCTCCGCCAACTCCGACGAGAAAGTGGGCAAGCTGATTGCTGAAGCCATGGACAAAGTGGGTCGCGATGGCGTCATCACCGTTGAAGATGGTCAAGGTCTGGAAGACGAGCTGGCGGTTGTCGAAGGTATGCAGTTCGACCGCGGCTACCTGTCCCCCTACTTCATCAACAAGCAAGAGACCGGTTCTGTCGAGCTGGACGACCCGTTCATCCTGCTGGTTGACAAGAAAGTCTCCAACATCCGCGAAATGCTGCCGGTGCTGGAAGGTGTTGCCAAAGCGGGCAAGCCGCTGCTGATCGTTGCCGAAGACGTGGAAGGCGAAGCGCTGGCGACCCTGGTGGTCAACACCATGCGCGGTATCGTGAAAGTGGCTGCCGTCAAGGCGCCGGGCTTCGGTGACCGCCGCAAGGCCATGCTGCAGGATATCGCCGTACTGACTGGCGGTACCGTGATCTCTGAAGAAGTGGGCATGGAGCTGGAAAAAGCGACGCTGGAAGATCTGGGTCGTGCCAAGCGCATCGTCATCACCAAAGAGAACACCACCATCATCGATGGCGTGGGCGATGCCGGTGTGATCGAAGGCCGTGTTGCTCAGATCCGTCAGCAGATCGAAGAGACCTCTTCCGATTACGACCGAGAGAAGCTGCAAGAGCGCGTAGCCAAGCTGGCTGGCGGTGTTGCCGTGATCAAGGTTGGCGCTGCCACCGAAGTCGAGATGAAAGAGAAGAAAGCACGCGTGGAAGATGCCCTGCACGCTACCCGCGCCGCCGTTGAAGAAGGTGTGGTTGCCGGAGGTGGTGTGGCGCTGGTGCGCGTCGCTGCCAAGCTGACAAGCCTGCGTGGTGACAACGAAGATCAGAACGTGGGTATCAAGGTTGCCCTGCGCGCCATGGAAGCTCCGCTGCGCCAAATCGTCATCAACGCCGGTGAAGAAGCCTCCGTCATTGCCAACGCAGTGAAGAACGGCGAAGGCAACTTCGGTTACAACGCTTACAGCGAACAGTATGGCGACATGCTGGCCATGGGCATCCTGGATCCGACCAAGGTAACCCGCTCCGCCCTGCAGTTTGCCTCTTCCATCGCCGGTTTGATGATCACCACTGAGTGCATGGTCACCGAACTGCCGAAGAAAGATACCCCTGCCATGCCTGACATGGGCGGCATGGGTGGCATGGGCATGATGTAA
- a CDS encoding molybdopterin-binding oxidoreductase, whose product MKMFGWLTLLCSLVIMPVMAAEALTGPVILKVGGNISSTDDVDGKVLFDLAKLQALPQHEIVTGNPWVDKPHTYRGPKLADVLAAVGADGKTITLTALNSFQIRIEWDKVAKYEPILAWEDNGAVMRVRDKGPLWFMLPLDQYPELKRSEYTDMMIWQLDLIDIQH is encoded by the coding sequence ATGAAAATGTTTGGTTGGCTGACGCTACTGTGTTCATTGGTCATCATGCCGGTGATGGCTGCTGAGGCGCTGACCGGGCCGGTGATCCTGAAAGTCGGTGGCAACATCAGTTCGACGGATGACGTTGATGGCAAGGTATTGTTTGATCTGGCCAAACTGCAGGCTCTGCCGCAACATGAGATAGTGACCGGCAACCCGTGGGTGGATAAGCCGCACACCTACAGAGGCCCAAAACTGGCCGATGTATTGGCTGCAGTCGGTGCGGATGGCAAGACCATTACGTTGACGGCACTGAACAGTTTCCAGATCCGCATTGAATGGGACAAGGTTGCCAAATACGAGCCCATCCTCGCATGGGAAGACAATGGCGCTGTCATGCGGGTGCGTGACAAGGGGCCGCTCTGGTTTATGCTGCCTCTTGATCAATATCCGGAATTGAAGCGATCCGAATATACCGACATGATGATCTGGCAACTTGATTTGATAGATATTCAGCACTGA